One region of Polynucleobacter sp. MWH-Aus1W21 genomic DNA includes:
- a CDS encoding hydrogen peroxide-inducible genes activator — MAYLPSLRQLGYFVALAKELNFTRAAQACFVGQSTLSAGLKELEDALGIHLVERDRQNVSITPIGLEVLERAKLILAASEDLVEYAGTTGKPMTATIRLGVIPTIAPFLLPTVLPEVRTRFPDLKITLREDLTANLLSRLAEHKLDFALIALPYDVSGLLVQELFDDHFWLVAKEGDPALKGKEVTLPAKMAERLLLLEEGHCLREHSLQACRRTDIRKAEGLEATSLLTLLQMVESGLGIALLPGMAVKSSLLNNSQLVAKELASPTPKRVIALVARSSTAHTQEFNALASCIREQFGRA, encoded by the coding sequence ATGGCTTATCTACCATCTCTAAGGCAGTTAGGGTATTTCGTTGCATTAGCAAAAGAACTGAATTTCACTAGAGCTGCGCAAGCCTGCTTTGTTGGGCAGTCGACACTGAGTGCTGGGCTAAAAGAGCTTGAAGATGCGCTAGGCATCCATTTAGTGGAGCGCGATCGTCAGAATGTCTCGATTACACCCATTGGACTAGAGGTGCTTGAACGCGCAAAACTCATTTTGGCTGCTTCAGAAGACCTGGTTGAATATGCGGGTACAACTGGTAAGCCAATGACCGCCACAATTCGCTTGGGGGTGATTCCAACGATTGCACCATTTTTATTGCCTACCGTTTTGCCAGAAGTTCGCACGCGATTTCCTGACCTAAAAATTACTCTTCGAGAAGATCTGACCGCAAATCTACTTTCAAGATTGGCTGAACATAAGTTAGATTTTGCTTTGATTGCCCTGCCATATGATGTTAGTGGTCTTCTGGTGCAAGAATTATTCGATGATCACTTTTGGCTGGTTGCTAAAGAGGGTGATCCAGCATTAAAGGGTAAAGAGGTGACCTTACCAGCCAAAATGGCTGAGAGGCTCTTATTGCTTGAGGAGGGGCATTGCTTACGAGAGCATAGCTTGCAAGCTTGCAGACGAACCGATATCCGCAAGGCCGAAGGATTAGAGGCGACGAGCTTACTAACCTTACTGCAAATGGTCGAGTCCGGTCTTGGGATTGCCTTGCTTCCTGGCATGGCAGTAAAGAGCAGTTTATTGAATAACTCACAATTAGTGGCGAAAGAGTTGGCATCACCTACGCCTAAGAGGGTGATTGCTTTAGTTGCGCGTTCATCCACGGCGCATACCCAGGAATTTAATGCGCTAGCTAGTTGCATTCGTGAGCAATTTGGACGCGCCTAA
- a CDS encoding alkene reductase: MSGKEIMFTPVTLGSIELKNRLVMAPLTRMRAVDGDVPNPLAKTYYAQRASAGLIITEATQISPLGKGYPATPGIYSAEQTAAWKEIVTAVHAKGGSIVAQLWHVGRISHSSLHPEQGAPEAPSAIAASGQTYGADWKLHNYETPTAMSQEDIARLLKEFEVAAQNAKAAGFDGIEIHSANGYLLDQFLQDKTNQRTDEYGGSIENRLRLLGQVIEAVSKAFPSDKVGVRLSPYGTFNDMGDSDPVALFKAAISKLNTYKLSYVHMIEPRATSAGGGDQVNEEAPITSELFRAAYQGKFITAGGYDQAMGEKVLEDGLADAVAYGRMYIANPDLAERFQKGAALNPYNRATFYGGNEVGYTDYPTL, from the coding sequence ATGTCAGGCAAAGAAATCATGTTCACACCAGTTACTCTCGGTTCAATTGAGTTAAAGAATCGTTTGGTTATGGCGCCGCTCACCAGAATGCGTGCAGTTGATGGTGATGTACCAAACCCACTGGCAAAAACGTACTACGCACAGCGTGCAAGTGCTGGACTCATTATTACCGAGGCCACCCAAATTTCCCCATTAGGCAAAGGCTATCCAGCTACACCTGGAATTTACTCTGCAGAGCAGACCGCCGCCTGGAAGGAGATCGTTACAGCAGTGCACGCTAAGGGCGGGTCTATTGTTGCGCAGTTATGGCATGTGGGTCGAATCTCTCATTCTTCTTTGCATCCAGAGCAGGGCGCACCAGAGGCGCCTTCAGCAATTGCTGCATCCGGTCAAACTTATGGTGCCGACTGGAAGCTGCATAACTATGAGACTCCAACTGCGATGAGTCAGGAAGATATCGCTCGCTTGCTAAAAGAGTTTGAAGTGGCGGCGCAAAATGCAAAAGCTGCAGGCTTTGATGGTATTGAAATTCATTCTGCTAATGGCTACTTGCTAGATCAGTTCTTGCAAGATAAAACCAATCAACGTACTGACGAATATGGCGGCTCTATCGAGAATCGCCTACGCTTATTGGGACAAGTCATAGAGGCAGTCAGTAAAGCATTCCCAAGCGATAAGGTAGGCGTACGCCTTTCACCTTATGGCACATTTAATGATATGGGTGATAGCGATCCGGTGGCCTTATTCAAAGCCGCAATTTCCAAACTCAATACATATAAGCTGTCTTATGTTCATATGATCGAGCCACGTGCGACTAGTGCTGGCGGTGGTGATCAGGTGAATGAAGAGGCGCCTATTACATCAGAATTATTCCGAGCCGCGTATCAAGGAAAATTTATTACCGCTGGTGGTTATGACCAGGCGATGGGAGAGAAGGTATTGGAGGATGGTTTAGCTGATGCAGTGGCTTATGGCCGTATGTATATCGCAAATCCAGATTTGGCGGAAAGATTCCAGAAAGGCGCCGCTTTAAATCCTTATAACCGTGCAACTTTTTATGGCGGCAATGAGGTTGGCTATACCGATTACCCAACCCTTTAG
- a CDS encoding cytochrome b, protein MSKLKYHPVSIFFHWFVFILVVAAFIVIELKGQFPKGSEPRELCKSVHGVIGQLIFLTMAIRLIFRFAYGVPKPTNPKPVFISLAKAMHWLLYALLLISPIFGILYFQYGGKEIHFFGLVWPQLVTPNPEMKKLVEGIHEFLGNSLYFLIALHALAGLWQHYIVKDDTLRRMLNKASA, encoded by the coding sequence ATGTCAAAACTCAAATATCACCCAGTTTCCATATTCTTCCATTGGTTTGTTTTCATCCTGGTTGTGGCTGCATTTATCGTGATTGAACTCAAGGGGCAATTCCCCAAGGGAAGTGAGCCACGTGAACTATGCAAATCAGTCCACGGCGTTATTGGACAGCTTATTTTCTTAACAATGGCCATTCGACTGATATTTCGTTTCGCATATGGCGTGCCAAAACCCACCAACCCAAAACCTGTTTTTATTTCCTTAGCTAAAGCAATGCATTGGTTGCTGTATGCCCTACTCTTGATATCCCCTATTTTTGGCATCTTGTATTTTCAGTACGGCGGCAAAGAAATCCACTTCTTTGGCTTGGTGTGGCCTCAGCTAGTGACTCCCAATCCTGAGATGAAAAAATTAGTCGAAGGAATTCATGAGTTTTTAGGGAATTCACTCTATTTCTTGATAGCTTTGCATGCCTTGGCTGGCTTATGGCAACATTACATCGTAAAGGACGATACACTTCGTCGTATGTTAAATAAGGCTAGCGCCTAA
- a CDS encoding alpha-hydroxy acid oxidase, which produces MAIITNIEDLRVLHQKRTPKMFYDYADSGSWTESTYRANESDFQKIKLRQRVAVNMTNRTTKTTMIGQEVSMPVALAPTGLTGMQHADGEILAAKAAEKFGVPFCLSTMSICSIEDVAERTTKPFWFQLYVMKDRGFIERLIERAKAAKCSALVLTLDLQILGQRHKDLKNGLSAPPKLTIANMINMATKPRWCLGMAMTPRRTFRNIVGHATGVGNMSSLSSWTAEQFDPGLNWGDVEWIKKLWGGKLIIKGILDEGDARLAANSGADALIVSNHGGRQLDGAISSIQALPGIVDAVGKDIEVWMDGGIRSGQDVLKAWALGARGTMIGRPFLYGLGAMGEAGVTKCLELIHNELDITMAFTGHRDIQNVTKDILYPGTF; this is translated from the coding sequence GTGGCAATCATTACCAATATAGAAGACTTGCGGGTCCTCCACCAAAAACGCACCCCCAAGATGTTCTACGATTATGCAGACTCAGGATCATGGACCGAGTCCACATACCGCGCCAATGAATCAGATTTCCAAAAAATTAAATTACGTCAGCGTGTAGCAGTCAATATGACTAATCGCACGACCAAGACAACCATGATTGGTCAAGAAGTTTCGATGCCGGTTGCGCTTGCACCTACCGGCCTCACCGGGATGCAGCATGCCGATGGTGAAATTTTGGCAGCTAAGGCTGCCGAAAAGTTTGGTGTGCCATTTTGCTTATCAACCATGAGTATCTGCTCAATTGAGGATGTCGCTGAGCGCACTACAAAACCATTTTGGTTCCAGCTTTACGTGATGAAGGATCGTGGCTTTATTGAACGCCTCATTGAGCGCGCTAAGGCGGCGAAATGCTCAGCACTTGTCCTCACTCTGGATTTACAAATCTTAGGCCAACGCCATAAAGATTTAAAAAATGGACTCTCAGCCCCACCTAAACTCACCATTGCCAATATGATCAATATGGCGACCAAGCCACGCTGGTGCCTGGGAATGGCAATGACGCCACGTAGAACATTCCGCAACATTGTTGGTCATGCCACTGGTGTTGGCAATATGTCTTCGTTATCTTCTTGGACTGCAGAGCAGTTTGATCCAGGCCTTAACTGGGGTGATGTGGAGTGGATCAAAAAGCTTTGGGGCGGCAAACTAATCATCAAAGGTATTCTGGATGAAGGCGATGCACGCTTAGCGGCAAACTCTGGCGCTGATGCATTAATTGTTTCCAATCATGGTGGTCGCCAACTAGACGGCGCGATCTCTAGTATTCAAGCCCTACCTGGAATTGTGGATGCTGTTGGTAAAGATATTGAAGTATGGATGGATGGCGGCATTCGCTCTGGTCAAGACGTACTGAAAGCCTGGGCATTAGGTGCACGTGGCACGATGATTGGGCGCCCATTCTTGTATGGCTTGGGTGCAATGGGTGAGGCAGGCGTAACCAAGTGTCTCGAACTGATTCACAATGAACTCGACATCACTATGGCATTTACTGGTCATCGTGATATTCAAAATGTAACTAAAGATATTTTGTATCCAGGAACCTTTTAA
- a CDS encoding DMT family transporter: MPQLNFATITYLLLATALWAGNAIAGRVLVGSISPITLSAVRWGLAALLLLPLGWRVFIPGSALWQNKKRFLLLGLFGVGSYNVLLYLALQTSTAINVTLIGASMPIWMLFIGAVFYQVKPSVLQMIGAIVSLLGVGIVLTRGDLATLLSMEMVIGDLLIMLATILWAFYSWMLSRPGSSSERQWPWAEFLMAQVTVGLLWTGFFDGFEIVAGHAFIDLNWWTASLILFVAIGPSLIAYRCWGLGVNGAGPTVAAFFANFIPLFTALLSAAIIGEPPQLFHGLAFALIVAGIAISSKTGK; the protein is encoded by the coding sequence ATGCCCCAGCTTAATTTCGCAACAATTACCTACTTATTATTAGCCACCGCTTTATGGGCGGGTAATGCGATTGCTGGCCGAGTATTGGTGGGGAGCATTTCCCCGATTACTTTAAGCGCAGTTCGTTGGGGCCTTGCTGCTTTGCTTTTGCTTCCTTTGGGTTGGCGCGTCTTCATACCTGGAAGTGCTTTATGGCAAAACAAGAAACGTTTTTTACTCTTGGGGTTATTTGGGGTAGGGAGCTACAACGTACTTCTCTATCTTGCCCTACAAACTTCGACTGCTATCAATGTCACGTTAATTGGTGCGAGTATGCCGATCTGGATGTTATTTATTGGTGCGGTGTTTTATCAAGTTAAGCCAAGCGTGCTACAAATGATTGGTGCGATTGTGAGTTTGCTTGGCGTTGGTATCGTATTAACACGCGGTGATCTAGCGACGCTGTTGTCCATGGAAATGGTGATCGGCGATCTTTTGATTATGCTGGCCACTATCTTATGGGCTTTTTATAGCTGGATGCTAAGTCGCCCTGGATCGAGTTCGGAGCGCCAATGGCCATGGGCCGAGTTTTTAATGGCGCAGGTGACCGTTGGTCTTTTGTGGACAGGTTTTTTTGATGGCTTTGAAATAGTTGCCGGCCATGCCTTTATCGATCTAAATTGGTGGACCGCATCTTTAATTTTGTTTGTGGCTATTGGCCCATCACTCATTGCATATCGTTGTTGGGGCTTGGGTGTGAATGGTGCTGGACCTACGGTCGCAGCATTTTTTGCGAATTTCATCCCCTTGTTCACGGCGCTTTTGTCGGCCGCCATAATCGGCGAACCTCCGCAACTCTTTCATGGTCTGGCATTCGCATTAATCGTTGCCGGGATCGCAATTTCCTCAAAAACCGGCAAGTAG
- a CDS encoding aminotransferase class V-fold PLP-dependent enzyme codes for MPGLLPNVDPDGLLEFSVVYTDRSLNHMSEEFKRVMVDISSVLKDAYNASSAVIVPGSGTFGMEAVARQFANNEKCLVLRNGWFSYRWTQIFDLANITKDVTVIKGRQLEDSAQGVFAPAPIEEVVAFIKKEKPAVVFAPHVETSAGIILPDDYLKAVGEAVRSVNGLFVLDCIASGAMWVDMKACNVDVLITAPQKGWSSSPCCALIALGDRARERIETTQSSSFSMDLKKWLQIMEAYEKGGHVYHTTMATDALKVLRNVMKETQSLGFAALKDKQIELGTKVRNLLVSKGYDSVAAKGFQAPGVVVSYTKDPDIQSGKKFIALGLQTAAGVPLQCDERPDFRTFRIGLFGLEKLAHVDRTVGHLEAALEKITETEAQPA; via the coding sequence ATGCCAGGCTTACTTCCCAACGTTGATCCAGACGGTTTATTGGAGTTCTCGGTTGTTTACACCGACCGCTCTCTAAATCACATGTCTGAAGAATTTAAGCGCGTGATGGTGGATATTTCAAGTGTCCTGAAAGATGCTTATAACGCTAGCTCAGCAGTGATCGTTCCTGGTAGCGGCACTTTTGGCATGGAAGCGGTTGCTCGTCAGTTTGCTAATAATGAAAAATGCTTAGTTTTGCGCAATGGTTGGTTTAGCTACCGCTGGACCCAAATCTTTGATTTGGCAAATATCACCAAGGATGTCACCGTAATTAAAGGTCGCCAATTGGAGGATTCCGCGCAAGGTGTTTTTGCTCCAGCTCCGATTGAGGAAGTGGTAGCGTTTATTAAGAAAGAAAAACCAGCAGTTGTATTTGCTCCACACGTAGAAACTTCAGCTGGCATCATTCTTCCGGATGATTACCTCAAAGCAGTTGGTGAGGCGGTTCGCTCAGTAAATGGTCTGTTTGTATTGGATTGCATCGCCTCAGGTGCAATGTGGGTTGATATGAAGGCTTGTAATGTGGATGTGCTGATTACTGCACCCCAAAAAGGCTGGAGTAGTTCTCCATGTTGTGCATTGATCGCCTTAGGTGATCGTGCACGTGAGCGTATTGAGACTACACAAAGCAGCAGCTTTTCGATGGATTTGAAAAAGTGGTTGCAGATTATGGAGGCCTATGAAAAGGGTGGCCATGTTTATCACACCACTATGGCTACAGACGCTTTAAAAGTTTTGCGTAATGTGATGAAGGAAACTCAATCACTCGGCTTTGCGGCGCTGAAGGACAAGCAGATTGAGTTGGGCACAAAAGTGCGCAACCTGTTGGTCTCTAAAGGTTATGACTCTGTAGCAGCTAAGGGCTTCCAAGCTCCTGGCGTAGTAGTGAGCTATACCAAGGACCCAGATATTCAGTCTGGTAAGAAGTTTATTGCGCTTGGCTTACAGACTGCAGCAGGCGTTCCTTTGCAGTGCGATGAGCGTCCAGACTTCCGCACTTTCCGTATCGGCTTGTTTGGCTTAGAAAAACTCGCTCATGTTGATCGTACTGTCGGTCATCTTGAAGCAGCACTAGAAAAAATTACCGAGACTGAAGCGCAGCCTGCTTAA
- a CDS encoding FABP family protein, translated as MSNFPSDIFTEPQGYSVNTLEQLGPLTGMAGIWEGIRGLDVKPKAEGPKKQAYVERIELQPIDPQTNGPQLFYGLRYHTHITKPDQVKTYHDQVGYWLWEPSTGNIIHTLSIPRGMITMATGKAASDAKQFELLAKEDDRCAGISSNPFLDYAFRTVEFRIQVSIHDDGTWSYEQDTVMKIKDQTELFHHVDNNTLHKIGEATPNPLAR; from the coding sequence ATGAGCAATTTTCCGAGCGACATCTTTACTGAGCCCCAGGGTTACTCAGTAAACACCCTAGAGCAACTAGGACCCTTGACTGGCATGGCTGGTATCTGGGAGGGTATTCGTGGTTTGGATGTAAAGCCTAAGGCTGAAGGCCCCAAGAAGCAGGCTTATGTAGAGCGGATTGAATTGCAACCTATTGACCCCCAAACCAATGGCCCTCAATTGTTTTATGGCTTGAGATATCACACTCACATTACCAAGCCTGACCAAGTAAAAACCTATCATGATCAGGTGGGGTATTGGCTATGGGAACCTTCGACTGGCAACATCATTCATACCCTCTCGATACCGCGGGGCATGATCACAATGGCAACAGGCAAAGCCGCTTCCGATGCTAAGCAATTCGAGTTGCTAGCCAAAGAAGATGATCGATGCGCAGGCATCTCCTCAAACCCCTTCCTGGATTATGCTTTTAGGACTGTCGAGTTTCGTATTCAGGTTTCGATTCATGATGATGGCACTTGGTCTTATGAGCAAGATACTGTCATGAAAATTAAAGATCAGACAGAGTTATTTCACCATGTAGATAACAATACACTGCACAAAATTGGAGAGGCAACGCCTAATCCTCTAGCCAGATGA
- a CDS encoding DMT family transporter, with protein sequence MHSVSAAHHHRRYLYGILMAGVGSMLFSGKAILVKLAFGYGANAETLLALRMLMALPLFWGIFWWESRRKTMSPITWLDRGKLFFLGFLGYFLSSYIDFLGLQYISVGLERIILYLTPTVVLLISYFVLKKPITKLQWYSLIVGYIGVFIVFIQDASSSGLSAWLGMFLVFGSACSYAAYMIGAGEMVKRIGSVRLVVYASSASAIFSILQSTIHNPTAIFEQLPQIYWYSMLNASVCTVIPMLLIMVAINRIGSPLVAQAGILGPVSTIFMGYLILAEPITWTQISGMVLVIAAMWLLVRNDASAKKSPDPKKSDDLDSTEPLN encoded by the coding sequence ATGCATTCAGTAAGCGCAGCACATCATCACCGACGTTACCTCTACGGCATCTTGATGGCCGGGGTAGGTTCAATGCTTTTCTCCGGAAAAGCGATTTTGGTAAAACTCGCATTCGGTTATGGCGCAAACGCAGAAACGCTTTTAGCTTTACGTATGCTCATGGCCCTCCCCTTGTTTTGGGGAATCTTTTGGTGGGAATCACGTCGCAAAACAATGAGCCCAATCACTTGGCTTGATCGCGGTAAATTATTTTTCTTGGGATTTTTAGGCTACTTCCTATCTAGCTATATTGATTTCTTAGGTCTGCAATACATCTCGGTTGGTTTGGAGCGTATCATCCTTTACCTCACACCCACTGTCGTTCTACTGATCTCTTACTTTGTATTAAAAAAACCAATCACTAAACTGCAGTGGTATTCACTGATCGTTGGCTACATTGGGGTTTTTATTGTGTTCATACAAGATGCCAGCTCTTCAGGACTTAGCGCTTGGCTTGGAATGTTTTTAGTTTTTGGCAGCGCCTGCTCATATGCAGCCTACATGATAGGCGCAGGAGAGATGGTTAAGCGTATTGGAAGCGTTCGCCTGGTTGTCTATGCCAGCTCAGCCTCAGCCATCTTCAGCATATTGCAATCAACCATACATAATCCGACTGCCATATTCGAGCAACTCCCACAAATTTACTGGTACAGCATGCTCAATGCGAGCGTATGCACAGTCATCCCGATGCTACTCATCATGGTCGCCATCAACCGTATCGGCTCACCATTAGTGGCGCAGGCTGGAATTCTCGGTCCGGTATCCACTATCTTTATGGGATATTTAATTCTGGCCGAACCAATCACATGGACACAAATCAGTGGAATGGTTTTAGTGATTGCAGCAATGTGGCTATTAGTACGCAATGATGCATCAGCAAAAAAGTCACCAGATCCAAAAAAATCTGATGACTTAGATAGTACAGAGCCCCTCAATTAG
- a CDS encoding NAD(P)H-hydrate dehydratase translates to MISQPATLDTLKLIKLLKREPAEHKGNAGKVVLIGGAPGMAGALILAGNACLHLGAGWTILEILDPSSARADANQPELMIRLAALDIQEVLIATQPDVIAIGPGLGNSELASCCLRSALSYPNVRLVIDADALNLISESAALLEQLQARNLQYPGLTVLTPHPGEAAKLLKSTTDKVQADRMNAIQQLVELTHSIVVLKGQNTLIASPQHSPAQCLAGNPGMGTGGMGDVLTGCIAAIASQGVRHQIDLWQATGIAVELHASAADSLVNQGVGPIGLTPSETILEMRTLLNKLL, encoded by the coding sequence ATGATCTCCCAACCAGCCACACTCGATACTCTGAAGCTAATCAAACTTCTCAAGCGTGAGCCTGCAGAACATAAAGGTAATGCCGGTAAAGTTGTTTTAATTGGTGGTGCACCGGGCATGGCAGGCGCACTGATTTTGGCAGGTAATGCCTGCTTACATCTAGGTGCCGGCTGGACCATCCTAGAAATACTAGACCCATCGTCAGCACGTGCTGATGCAAATCAACCCGAGCTCATGATTCGTCTTGCTGCACTGGATATTCAAGAGGTGCTTATCGCCACCCAGCCTGATGTGATTGCAATTGGTCCGGGTCTAGGCAATTCTGAGTTGGCATCTTGCTGTTTGCGCTCAGCACTGTCATATCCAAACGTTCGATTGGTAATTGATGCTGATGCACTGAATTTAATTAGCGAGTCTGCTGCGCTACTTGAGCAACTTCAAGCTCGTAATTTACAGTACCCAGGTCTCACCGTTCTCACCCCCCACCCCGGTGAGGCAGCCAAACTTTTAAAGTCCACAACCGATAAAGTGCAGGCTGATCGCATGAATGCCATTCAACAACTTGTTGAATTAACGCATTCGATCGTAGTACTTAAAGGACAAAACACCCTGATTGCATCTCCACAGCACTCTCCGGCGCAATGTCTTGCGGGGAACCCAGGAATGGGAACCGGAGGAATGGGCGATGTTCTAACGGGATGCATTGCTGCCATTGCCAGCCAAGGTGTTCGTCATCAAATTGATTTATGGCAAGCAACTGGTATTGCGGTTGAACTCCATGCCAGCGCAGCAGATAGTCTAGTAAATCAAGGGGTTGGCCCAATTGGCCTCACCCCCTCCGAGACCATTTTAGAAATGCGGACTCTACTCAATAAGCTGTTATAA
- a CDS encoding MBL fold metallo-hydrolase RNA specificity domain-containing protein yields MKIQFLGAAGEVTGSRHSVEVMLSGKPRRFMVDYGMFQGGREASNKNLEALPFAPKELDFVVLTHAHIDHSGLLPRLCAQGFSGPIYCNNATFELLKILLLDSAHLQRADVERAERKKKAGKWHGEIPVALYSREEVEMTLTQFEPLDYGRSVELVPGVQLEFHNAGHILGSAIAVIDITEDGLKKKRCVFSGDIGMKGKVLMPDPDLIREADVVVVESTYGDRLHRSLQDTEDELVEVIASTMTAHGNVVMPAFAVGRTQEILFLLIDLVKRGRLPHLSIWVDSPMATAATHLTQHFFSQLDGQSQATFEWYKNNSDAVDLRFIADVEESKALNKLKGGAIIISASGMCDAGRIVHHLASNLPRSQNAIVITGFQAYGSLGRRLVDKVQKVRLFGEEVPVKASIHTIGGLSAHADQAGLLDWLRGFKKAPSTIFVVHGEPESSSVLAECIRDELHWSNVIIPERLHTYQC; encoded by the coding sequence ATGAAGATTCAATTTCTTGGTGCTGCAGGTGAGGTAACAGGCTCGCGCCATTCGGTTGAAGTGATGCTTTCTGGGAAGCCAAGGCGTTTCATGGTTGACTACGGCATGTTCCAGGGTGGCCGCGAGGCATCCAATAAGAACCTCGAAGCTTTGCCATTTGCACCGAAAGAACTCGACTTTGTGGTGCTCACACATGCACATATTGACCATAGTGGTTTACTACCTCGTTTATGTGCACAAGGTTTTAGCGGCCCGATTTATTGCAACAACGCTACCTTTGAGTTATTAAAAATTCTATTGCTAGATAGTGCTCATTTGCAGCGGGCTGATGTAGAACGGGCAGAGAGAAAGAAAAAGGCAGGTAAGTGGCACGGAGAAATACCAGTTGCCCTTTATTCTAGGGAAGAGGTTGAGATGACACTGACCCAGTTTGAGCCTTTGGATTATGGACGGTCAGTAGAGCTGGTGCCAGGCGTGCAACTGGAGTTTCATAACGCTGGACATATTTTGGGTTCGGCTATAGCGGTCATCGATATCACCGAAGATGGGCTAAAGAAAAAACGCTGTGTGTTTTCAGGCGATATTGGCATGAAGGGCAAAGTTCTCATGCCCGATCCTGACTTGATTAGGGAGGCTGATGTTGTGGTGGTGGAGTCAACTTATGGTGATCGACTCCATCGCAGTCTCCAAGATACTGAAGACGAATTGGTGGAAGTGATTGCTTCCACGATGACTGCGCATGGTAATGTAGTGATGCCAGCTTTTGCAGTCGGACGAACTCAAGAAATACTCTTTTTGTTGATTGACTTAGTGAAAAGGGGGCGCCTGCCTCATTTGAGTATCTGGGTGGACTCGCCGATGGCTACAGCAGCGACTCATCTTACCCAGCATTTTTTCTCGCAGCTAGACGGTCAGTCACAAGCAACTTTTGAGTGGTACAAAAATAACTCAGATGCAGTTGATCTTCGTTTTATTGCGGATGTAGAAGAATCAAAGGCGCTGAATAAGCTGAAGGGTGGTGCCATCATCATTTCTGCTAGCGGTATGTGTGATGCTGGCCGCATTGTTCATCACTTAGCCAGTAATTTGCCACGCTCGCAAAATGCGATTGTGATTACCGGATTTCAGGCGTACGGCAGTCTTGGTAGGCGCCTAGTAGATAAGGTGCAAAAAGTGCGCTTATTTGGCGAAGAGGTTCCGGTCAAAGCTTCTATACACACAATCGGTGGTTTATCAGCGCATGCCGATCAGGCAGGATTATTAGACTGGCTCAGAGGATTTAAAAAGGCGCCGAGTACTATCTTTGTGGTGCATGGCGAACCAGAATCTTCTTCTGTATTAGCTGAATGCATTAGGGATGAGCTGCATTGGAGCAATGTCATTATCCCTGAGCGCTTACATACGTATCAGTGCTGA
- a CDS encoding ABC transporter substrate-binding protein: MKTIFSLAISCVLLCAPQFAIGQSSLAMKKMDAKTLSSFAPTGTLRVGINLGNPILANEDQATKRLSGVSIDIANEIGKRISLPVQLIPFKTAGTTVDALKTGNIDLIFVAIDPVRGADINYTPPYIQIEGAYMVKAPSPIKTNEEVDVAGNEIVVGKGSAYDLYLTREIRSASILRAASSQAVIDDFMSGKGNVAAGVKQQLENDAKRYEGLRMLPGRFMAINQAIGIPKSKARSEDITAYLSDIIAELKQSGFVADALKRHNIQGAKVAE; this comes from the coding sequence CCCAATTTGCTATCGGCCAATCATCTCTGGCCATGAAAAAAATGGATGCCAAAACACTCTCCTCCTTTGCGCCAACTGGCACCCTACGTGTTGGCATTAATTTAGGTAACCCCATTCTTGCTAATGAAGATCAAGCAACTAAACGTTTATCTGGTGTGTCAATTGATATTGCCAATGAGATTGGCAAAAGAATTTCATTACCAGTACAACTTATTCCCTTCAAAACTGCAGGCACAACAGTTGATGCACTAAAGACTGGAAATATTGACTTAATATTTGTAGCGATCGACCCTGTGCGTGGTGCCGATATTAACTACACGCCACCCTATATCCAGATTGAAGGGGCTTATATGGTTAAGGCTCCATCCCCAATTAAGACCAACGAGGAAGTGGATGTTGCTGGCAACGAAATCGTGGTTGGCAAAGGCAGCGCCTATGACCTATATTTGACACGCGAGATTAGGAGTGCCAGCATCCTTCGCGCCGCCAGCTCTCAAGCCGTGATTGATGATTTTATGTCAGGCAAAGGCAATGTGGCCGCAGGCGTAAAACAACAATTAGAAAATGATGCAAAGCGCTACGAAGGATTGCGCATGCTGCCCGGACGCTTTATGGCAATTAATCAAGCGATTGGCATTCCAAAATCTAAGGCTCGCTCTGAAGACATTACCGCTTACCTTAGCGACATCATTGCTGAACTAAAACAGTCTGGGTTTGTGGCTGATGCTTTGAAGCGCCACAATATTCAAGGCGCCAAAGTGGCTGAATAA